The following proteins are encoded in a genomic region of Arcobacter cloacae:
- a CDS encoding MqnA/MqnD/SBP family protein, giving the protein MIFAKIDFINLLPFHIYIKKNIQSSQLKSIIEYKKSYPSYINNKFKKRKVDSAFISSIASRNEKYLDFGIVAKNEVLSVLLIPGKQETDFQSQTSNALAKVLDLRGKVIIGDKALKFYHENPNILKIDLAKQWQDKYNLPFVFAVLCFNKNQTKLKSITKKFNKKHIKIPQYILEQYSKRSGVSKKNILNYLTKIDYNLGIKEKRALKLFLKLTKEKGLK; this is encoded by the coding sequence ATGATATTTGCTAAAATTGATTTTATTAATTTATTACCATTTCATATTTATATAAAAAAAAACATACAATCTTCTCAATTAAAATCAATAATTGAATATAAAAAATCTTATCCATCTTATATAAATAATAAATTTAAAAAAAGAAAAGTTGACAGTGCTTTCATCTCTTCAATAGCTTCAAGAAATGAAAAATATTTAGATTTTGGAATAGTTGCAAAAAATGAAGTGCTTTCTGTATTATTAATACCAGGAAAACAAGAAACAGATTTTCAATCTCAAACTTCAAATGCTCTAGCAAAAGTTTTAGATTTAAGGGGAAAAGTAATTATTGGAGATAAAGCACTTAAATTTTATCATGAAAATCCAAATATTTTAAAAATTGATTTGGCAAAACAATGGCAAGACAAATACAATTTACCTTTTGTGTTTGCAGTTTTATGTTTTAATAAAAATCAAACAAAATTAAAATCAATAACAAAAAAATTCAATAAAAAACATATCAAAATACCTCAATATATATTAGAACAATATTCAAAAAGAAGTGGTGTATCTAAAAAAAATATTTTAAATTATTTAACTAAAATTGACTATAATTTAGGAATAAAAGAAAAAAGAGCTTTAAAACTCTTTTTAAAATTAACAAAAGAAAAAGGATTGAAATGA
- a CDS encoding undecaprenyl-diphosphate phosphatase: protein MTIFDAIILGVIEGITEFLPISSTGHLIVASEFLGLEQTNVNKAFEVIIQFAAILAVVLNYPSKFTFSHINLWTKVLLAFLPIAIIGFIFSSQIKAMFNIEIVAWMFIIGGIIFLIVEKFYNEKETHTTDVEDVTFKQAMWIGIAQIFALIPGTSRAGASIIGAMLVKLNRKASAEFSFLLAFPVMCATTGYDLLKHHNELFVAGNILNLFVGFIVSFIVAFLAIKLFLKFLENFTFVAFGIYRILFGILLLTLF, encoded by the coding sequence ATGACTATATTTGATGCAATAATTTTAGGTGTTATCGAAGGAATAACAGAATTTTTACCAATATCTTCAACAGGACACTTAATTGTTGCTAGTGAATTTTTAGGATTAGAACAAACAAATGTTAATAAAGCTTTTGAAGTTATAATTCAATTTGCAGCGATTTTAGCTGTTGTTTTAAACTACCCATCTAAATTTACATTTTCGCATATAAATTTGTGGACAAAAGTATTACTAGCTTTTTTACCAATAGCAATTATAGGCTTCATTTTCTCTTCTCAAATTAAAGCAATGTTTAATATAGAAATCGTAGCATGGATGTTTATTATTGGTGGAATTATATTTTTAATAGTTGAAAAATTTTATAATGAAAAAGAGACTCATACTACTGATGTTGAAGATGTAACTTTCAAACAAGCAATGTGGATTGGGATAGCTCAAATATTTGCCTTAATTCCGGGAACTAGTAGAGCAGGAGCAAGTATAATTGGTGCTATGTTGGTAAAATTAAATAGAAAAGCCAGTGCTGAATTCTCTTTTTTATTAGCATTTCCTGTTATGTGTGCAACAACAGGTTATGATTTATTAAAGCATCATAATGAATTATTTGTTGCGGGAAATATACTTAATCTTTTTGTGGGATTTATTGTATCTTTTATAGTTGCATTTTTAGCAATAAAACTATTCTTAAAATTCCTAGAAAACTTTACATTCGTAGCTTTTGGAATTTATAGAATACTTTTTGGAATATTACTTTTAACTCTTTTTTAA
- the murG gene encoding undecaprenyldiphospho-muramoylpentapeptide beta-N-acetylglucosaminyltransferase yields MIETVVVTGGGTGGHLKVADAFIEDLYKRGINIIFIGSSNGQDKFWFENDTRIKEKYFLDTRGVVNKKGFGKIVSLFNIFSKTIYCLNLYFKYKIKVVISVGGFSAAPATFASILKRDCNLYIHEQNSKMGKLNELTSKFATEVFSSFDDNSLVKDYPVSNEFFNFSRVREKVKTVAFFGGSQGAICINDFALKVASKLNEMGIKIIHQTGKNDFERVKNEYKKLNINADVFDFSKQIPSKMAQADFAVSRAGASTLWELCANHLPTLFIPYKYAAADHQYYNAKVLKDKNLCFLQREDELSEDYFFEALNSDIHKISIELISSINPNATSQIVDIILKKS; encoded by the coding sequence ATGATTGAAACAGTTGTTGTAACAGGTGGTGGAACAGGTGGGCATCTAAAAGTTGCAGATGCTTTTATTGAAGATTTATACAAAAGAGGAATTAATATAATTTTTATTGGTTCTTCAAATGGTCAAGATAAATTTTGGTTTGAAAATGACACAAGAATCAAAGAGAAATATTTTTTGGATACAAGAGGTGTTGTAAATAAAAAAGGATTTGGAAAAATTGTTTCTTTATTTAATATTTTTTCTAAAACTATCTATTGTTTAAATCTATATTTCAAATATAAAATAAAAGTTGTAATTTCTGTTGGAGGATTTTCAGCAGCGCCTGCAACGTTTGCTTCTATATTAAAAAGAGATTGCAATCTTTATATTCATGAACAAAATTCAAAAATGGGCAAATTAAATGAGCTAACATCAAAGTTTGCAACAGAAGTTTTTTCCTCATTTGATGATAATTCATTGGTTAAGGATTATCCTGTTTCAAATGAATTTTTTAATTTTTCAAGAGTTAGAGAAAAAGTTAAAACAGTTGCATTCTTCGGGGGTTCTCAAGGAGCAATTTGTATAAATGATTTTGCTTTAAAAGTTGCTTCTAAATTAAATGAAATGGGAATAAAGATTATTCATCAAACAGGGAAAAATGATTTTGAAAGAGTAAAAAATGAATATAAAAAACTAAATATCAATGCTGATGTTTTCGATTTTTCTAAACAAATTCCATCAAAAATGGCTCAAGCAGATTTCGCAGTAAGTAGAGCAGGTGCATCAACTCTTTGGGAGTTATGTGCAAATCATTTACCAACATTATTTATTCCTTATAAATACGCAGCAGCTGATCATCAATATTATAATGCAAAAGTATTAAAAGATAAAAATTTATGTTTTTTACAAAGAGAAGATGAATTAAGTGAAGATTATTTCTTTGAAGCTTTAAATTCAGATATTCATAAAATTAGCATTGAATTAATAAGTTCTATTAATCCAAATGCCACATCTCAAATAGTTGATATTATTTTAAAAAAGAGTTAA
- a CDS encoding FtsW/RodA/SpoVE family cell cycle protein, which produces MYFNKTNIKSINNNLNKNEADYTLFILVSLLIIISIIFSYSLTIYTVEYFGYNQFHFFIRQSLVGIVSIFLMWFLSKKDPDKIVEKVGMTFFIIFFLLMIAMPFLPGSLVTASGGANRWIRLPGFSLSPVEFFKIGFIYFLSWSFHRKVIYQPKKLGLVDEVLLLAPYFLTFFVVVFIIAFLQKDLGQVVLLGVILVVLLIFANRSFKIFLALGIIALVGLVGLIVAAPHRIQRIHSWWAMVQDGILSVLPSWAEPYLRIDELPEPYQVSHSLNAIHNGGFFGQGVALGDIKVGFLSEVHTDFVLAGITEEIGLIGLFIICSLIFSIVWRIFKISRRVENPIYHLFTLGVALMVIVAFLINSYGISGMIPIKGIAVPFLSYGGSSMLAMAVSIGLVLSISRVVKEEDVKKKVKNI; this is translated from the coding sequence ATGTATTTTAACAAAACTAATATTAAATCAATCAACAATAATTTAAATAAAAATGAAGCAGATTATACTCTGTTTATATTGGTGTCATTATTAATTATTATAAGTATAATATTTTCGTATTCATTGACTATTTATACAGTAGAGTATTTTGGTTATAATCAATTCCATTTTTTTATAAGACAAAGTTTAGTAGGAATTGTATCTATATTTTTAATGTGGTTTTTATCAAAAAAGGATCCTGATAAAATCGTAGAAAAAGTAGGTATGACTTTTTTTATTATATTTTTCTTATTAATGATTGCTATGCCTTTTTTACCAGGATCGTTAGTAACAGCTTCTGGTGGAGCGAATAGATGGATTAGGCTTCCTGGATTTTCACTATCACCTGTTGAATTTTTTAAAATAGGATTTATTTATTTTCTATCTTGGTCATTTCATAGAAAAGTTATATATCAACCCAAAAAACTTGGATTAGTTGATGAAGTTTTATTATTAGCGCCTTATTTTTTAACATTTTTTGTTGTTGTATTTATAATTGCTTTTTTACAAAAAGATTTAGGTCAAGTTGTATTATTAGGTGTTATTTTAGTTGTATTATTAATTTTTGCTAATAGATCATTTAAAATCTTTTTAGCTCTAGGAATAATTGCATTAGTTGGTTTAGTTGGTTTAATTGTAGCTGCACCTCATAGGATTCAAAGAATTCACTCATGGTGGGCAATGGTTCAAGATGGTATATTATCTGTTCTTCCTTCTTGGGCTGAACCATATTTAAGAATAGATGAATTACCGGAGCCTTATCAAGTTTCCCATTCATTAAATGCTATTCATAATGGTGGTTTTTTTGGTCAAGGAGTAGCTTTAGGAGATATTAAAGTAGGGTTTTTATCTGAAGTTCATACGGACTTTGTTTTAGCAGGTATTACTGAAGAAATAGGATTAATTGGATTGTTTATTATTTGTTCATTAATTTTTAGTATTGTTTGGAGAATTTTTAAAATTAGTAGAAGAGTAGAAAATCCAATTTATCATCTATTTACCTTAGGTGTTGCCTTAATGGTTATTGTTGCATTTTTGATAAATTCATATGGAATTTCAGGAATGATTCCAATAAAAGGTATTGCTGTTCCATTTCTTTCTTATGGAGGTTCATCAATGCTTGCGATGGCTGTTTCAATAGGATTAGTATTGTCAATTAGTAGAGTAGTAAAAGAAGAAGATGTGAAAAAAAAGGTTAAAAATATATGA
- a CDS encoding peptidoglycan D,D-transpeptidase FtsI family protein translates to MSSNKIEKVDKTKKIVILFLLIFLALSILILSVFRTISEKRHLPSLRSEKNELAVRGDIISADDFKIASSKKLYTASIDTRYLDPNKKELFLNLFSIYSNIDYKTLKEKLIEGEKNPGYLVLSYQIDSRTAKNLKELAFKLIQLDVFISRQINGSKILRGLTIAESGEKRIFSYNDTLTPVVGYISKFESEAGKTKVNGIKGLERHYNKVLNQSKDGVLQGDRDVLSYISFDKNSLITKRVDGATLNLNIPLKLQKNNETTLDLHKEKLSADEIIVAIMDSKTGKILTMASSNRFNPEKIRKEDIPYLNVHAVEYQFEPGSVIKPLSIALAMDKGLVKKNENFPAYNNFGSMDQKGYPKGAYKIGRFTIKDDHQFRKNYLTLDDIVIFSSNIGTLLIAQRLTGPEFFEGMKRFGFTRKTGIDLPYEKKGVMPKVWQFSAGDKDKKDNVFKATVSFGQGMTSTFIQVLKAYSVFNNDGYMVTPRIVDYLTYDNNKYKPYDDKPEFVISKQTADEMKRMLVKTVTDGTGKAAQMNGLEIGGKTGTAQIARGGKYLKKYISSFFGFVNDDQGNSYTIGVTVINPISTGKNWYYYYASSSAVPVFKEIVQNLIKLNYLTPKEDIIPNK, encoded by the coding sequence ATGTCTTCAAATAAAATCGAAAAAGTAGATAAAACAAAAAAAATTGTAATTTTGTTTCTATTAATTTTTTTAGCCTTAAGTATACTAATTTTATCAGTTTTTAGAACAATTAGTGAAAAAAGGCATTTACCTTCATTAAGAAGCGAAAAAAATGAACTTGCTGTACGAGGTGATATCATTAGTGCAGATGATTTTAAAATCGCCTCTTCAAAAAAATTATACACGGCATCTATTGATACAAGATATTTAGATCCTAATAAAAAAGAACTTTTTTTAAATCTTTTTTCAATTTATAGTAACATTGATTATAAAACTTTAAAAGAAAAATTAATTGAAGGAGAAAAAAATCCAGGATATTTAGTTTTATCTTATCAAATTGATTCAAGAACAGCAAAAAATTTAAAAGAACTTGCATTTAAACTTATTCAATTAGATGTTTTTATTAGTAGACAAATTAATGGCTCTAAAATTTTAAGAGGTTTAACAATAGCAGAAAGTGGTGAAAAAAGAATATTTTCATATAATGACACTTTAACACCTGTGGTTGGATATATTTCAAAATTTGAATCAGAAGCTGGAAAAACCAAAGTAAATGGAATAAAAGGATTAGAAAGACATTATAATAAAGTTCTTAATCAATCAAAAGATGGTGTTTTACAAGGAGATAGAGATGTTTTATCATATATCTCTTTTGATAAAAATTCTTTAATAACAAAAAGAGTAGATGGTGCTACATTAAATTTAAATATTCCATTAAAACTTCAAAAAAACAATGAAACGACTCTTGATTTACACAAAGAAAAACTTAGTGCAGATGAGATAATTGTTGCAATAATGGATAGTAAAACAGGAAAAATATTAACAATGGCATCTTCAAACAGATTTAATCCTGAAAAAATTAGAAAAGAAGATATACCTTATTTAAATGTTCATGCAGTCGAATATCAATTTGAACCAGGTTCTGTTATTAAACCTTTATCTATTGCTCTTGCAATGGACAAAGGTTTAGTTAAAAAAAATGAAAATTTTCCAGCATACAATAACTTTGGTTCAATGGATCAAAAAGGCTATCCAAAAGGTGCTTATAAAATAGGAAGATTCACAATTAAAGATGACCATCAATTTAGAAAAAACTATTTAACTTTAGATGACATTGTTATTTTTTCTTCAAATATTGGTACATTACTAATTGCTCAAAGACTAACTGGTCCTGAATTTTTTGAAGGAATGAAAAGATTTGGTTTCACAAGAAAAACAGGTATAGATTTACCATATGAAAAAAAGGGTGTTATGCCAAAAGTTTGGCAATTCTCTGCAGGAGATAAAGACAAGAAAGATAATGTTTTTAAAGCAACTGTCTCTTTTGGTCAAGGTATGACTTCTACTTTTATTCAAGTTTTAAAAGCATATTCTGTTTTCAATAATGATGGGTATATGGTTACGCCAAGGATAGTTGATTATTTAACTTACGATAACAATAAATATAAACCTTATGATGATAAACCTGAATTTGTTATTTCAAAACAAACAGCAGATGAAATGAAAAGAATGCTTGTAAAAACAGTTACTGATGGAACAGGTAAAGCAGCTCAAATGAATGGTCTTGAAATAGGTGGGAAAACGGGAACAGCACAAATAGCAAGGGGTGGAAAATATCTTAAAAAATACATATCTTCATTCTTTGGTTTTGTAAATGACGATCAAGGAAATTCTTACACAATTGGTGTTACTGTAATTAATCCTATTTCTACTGGTAAAAATTGGTATTACTACTATGCTTCATCATCTGCCGTTCCTGTATTTAAAGAAATCGTTCAAAATTTAATAAAATTAAACTATTTAACACCTAAAGAAGATATAATTCCAAACAAATAA
- a CDS encoding peptidylprolyl isomerase translates to MFGFKKEIKEYNLSKEELSKFNYAKITTEKGVIFIKLFNEETPTTVANFVTLANDGFYNGLIFHRVIPGFMAQGGCPDGTGMGNPGWAIKCEVNAKKQLHNRGSLSMAHAGRNTGGSQFFICFVPCLHLDNHHTVFGGIEEDDNDSFSVLDSIKQNDKIISIEILEVK, encoded by the coding sequence ATGTTTGGATTTAAAAAAGAAATAAAAGAATATAACTTATCAAAAGAGGAATTATCAAAGTTTAATTATGCAAAAATTACTACAGAAAAAGGTGTGATTTTTATTAAACTTTTTAATGAAGAAACTCCAACAACAGTAGCAAATTTTGTAACCCTAGCAAATGATGGTTTCTACAATGGTCTAATTTTTCATAGAGTTATTCCAGGTTTTATGGCACAAGGTGGATGTCCAGATGGTACGGGAATGGGAAATCCTGGTTGGGCAATTAAATGTGAAGTAAATGCAAAAAAACAACTACATAATAGAGGTTCATTATCAATGGCTCATGCGGGGAGAAACACAGGGGGAAGTCAATTTTTCATTTGTTTTGTCCCTTGTCTTCACTTAGATAATCACCATACTGTATTTGGTGGTATTGAAGAAGATGATAATGATAGTTTTTCAGTTTTAGATTCTATAAAACAAAATGATAAAATAATTTCAATAGAAATTTTAGAAGTTAAATAA